In Desulfovibrio sp. X2, a single window of DNA contains:
- a CDS encoding YihY/virulence factor BrkB family protein — MKPSGGASNGQGPGKGAGKGAGNRTGNHAEESLARRAARLMTHVTRDIWVEDYSQQTLQQRRVVTATRWLFLVVYGFLRDRCLLRAAALSFTTTLSIAPFLAVAFTISKALGLQNTEYVRSLLLQFSAGRSDLVDLFLRYVQNTNVKTLGYVGLVVLLFTALSLLGSIEKAFNDIWGVAKGRSPWRKFTDFFSVTLICPLLLFVGLSVTVSLHNEAVVQKILTISAFNYIYLSVLKVLPYVMMWLALTFLYSFMPNTQVNLLCALAGGVVAGTLWQLAQWGYVNWQIGVAKYNAIYGGFAQFPLFLFWLYISWAIVLLGAEICFSLQNMKTFESEVRAGHITFEGRVKTAILFLLLLVDAFKKGVRPLNNEHAAQKLGVPVKAVNEVAETLAGQHVVTRLDDEFGPTYALSRDPADVRVTDVLRGLGRGKGQSGLDFIDPRFAFVHDVFHQVFASAEEAPPNLSIETLWHDHCPHLEASCDWAGGSGKEAPEAAQSQTTKPSKEE; from the coding sequence CCGCCCGGCTGATGACCCACGTGACGCGCGACATCTGGGTGGAGGACTACTCCCAGCAGACGCTGCAGCAACGCCGCGTGGTCACCGCCACGCGCTGGCTCTTTCTCGTGGTCTACGGCTTCCTGCGCGACCGCTGCCTGCTGCGCGCCGCGGCGCTCAGCTTCACCACCACGCTTTCCATCGCGCCCTTCCTGGCCGTGGCCTTCACCATTTCCAAGGCGCTCGGCCTGCAGAACACCGAGTACGTGCGCAGCCTGCTGCTGCAGTTCTCGGCCGGGCGCAGCGACCTCGTGGACCTCTTCCTGCGCTACGTGCAGAACACCAACGTGAAGACGCTCGGCTACGTCGGCCTGGTCGTCCTCCTGTTCACGGCCCTCTCCCTCCTGGGCAGCATCGAGAAGGCCTTCAACGACATCTGGGGCGTGGCCAAGGGCCGCTCGCCCTGGCGCAAGTTCACGGACTTCTTCTCCGTGACGCTCATCTGCCCGCTGCTGCTCTTCGTGGGGCTGTCCGTGACCGTGAGCCTGCACAACGAGGCCGTGGTGCAGAAGATCCTGACCATCTCGGCCTTCAACTACATCTACCTGAGCGTGCTCAAGGTCCTGCCCTACGTGATGATGTGGCTGGCCCTGACCTTTCTCTACTCCTTCATGCCCAACACCCAGGTGAACCTCCTGTGCGCCCTGGCGGGCGGCGTGGTGGCGGGCACCCTGTGGCAGCTGGCGCAGTGGGGCTACGTCAACTGGCAGATCGGCGTGGCCAAGTACAACGCCATCTACGGCGGCTTCGCGCAGTTCCCCCTCTTCCTCTTCTGGCTGTACATCAGCTGGGCCATCGTCCTGCTCGGCGCGGAGATCTGCTTCTCGCTGCAGAACATGAAGACCTTCGAGAGCGAGGTGCGCGCGGGCCACATCACCTTCGAGGGCCGCGTGAAGACGGCCATCCTCTTCCTGCTGCTGCTCGTGGACGCCTTCAAGAAGGGCGTGCGGCCCCTGAACAACGAGCACGCCGCGCAGAAGCTCGGCGTGCCGGTCAAGGCGGTCAACGAGGTGGCCGAGACCCTGGCCGGGCAGCATGTGGTGACCAGGCTCGACGACGAGTTCGGGCCGACCTACGCCCTCTCGCGCGATCCGGCCGACGTGCGCGTGACCGACGTGCTGCGCGGCCTGGGCCGGGGCAAGGGGCAGAGCGGCCTGGACTTCATCGACCCGCGCTTCGCCTTCGTGCACGACGTCTTCCACCAGGTCTTCGCCTCGGCCGAAGAGGCCCCGCCCAACCTGAGCATCGAGACCCTGTGGCACGACCACTGCCCGCACCTCGAGGCGTCGTGCGACTGGGCGGGCGGCTCCGGCAAGGAGGCGCCCGAGGCGGCGCAATCACAAACGACGAAACCCTCCAAGGAGGAATGA